The following are encoded in a window of Ricinus communis isolate WT05 ecotype wild-type chromosome 4, ASM1957865v1, whole genome shotgun sequence genomic DNA:
- the LOC107261326 gene encoding uncharacterized protein LOC107261326, with product MAPYKALYGRKCRSLVCYEEVGEWKLASPELVQTTSEKIPSICEQLKTAFNRQKSYANPKWKHVEFSVREYVFLKVFPMRGVMRFSKKDKLAPCYMGPLEIIDRIREVAYKLDLSPNFSHVHPVFHISMLGKYILDPSHELQPQYVEVSEDLTSKEWPVMIVDT from the coding sequence ATGGCTCCTTACAAGGCACTATACGGCAGGAAGTGCAGATCTCTGGTGTGTTATGAAGAAGTTGGCGAATGGAAGTTAGCAAGTCCAGAGTTGGTTCAAACTACTTCGGAGAAGATTCCTAGTATTTGTGAGCAATTGAAGACAGCTTTTAATAGGCAGAAGAGTTATGCAAATCCGAAATGGAAGCATGTGGAGTTCAGTGTTAGGGAGTATGTATTCCTGAAGGTGTTCCCTATGCGAGGCGTGATGCGGTTCTCTAAGAAAGACAAGTTGGCCCCTTGTTATATGGGACCCCTTGAGATTATTGACAGGATTAGAGAGGTAGCATACAAGTTAGACTTGTCGCCTAATTTCTCGCATGTGCATCCAGTATTTCACATATCCATGTTGGGGAAGTACATTTTGGACCCTTCGCACGAGTTGCAACCTCAATATGTGGAAGTGAGCGAAGACTTGACTTCCAAAGAGTGGCCAGTCATGATCGTGGATACTTAA